In Brevibacillus brevis, a genomic segment contains:
- a CDS encoding AAA family ATPase, protein MLATQAQRIFSTVPLKNQDATVVSPNQLLAHVQETPNAIVYLLWPEDKVLLPLLRDHATVYVLGNLKSEQYVEEMKEALRNGAHDFLDRIDHISTALHETKKTETDTKPVEHVIRLVPRTRPSSSVPRSRELSMFSEPIDHEEQQRKEEKPEFHSPIDKQPETVSVNFTRLDELHIRPIGGRQMFVVTSTKGGIGKTTIAMNVARLLHDHANGRVILVDLMHPHGNVATRMRIKTEVNLKTWEPYFENNALVTDQVVLTKLVVKHPNGLYVLPGVNVGQSCSPELVGYILTQLSRTFDYVVIDIGPERQDLLSVAMSMANRTLLVVDYDLATIKDSQEYLDLWSRRQLSLEKVSVLVNFEPMKKDRNTLTREKCKAYLNGLSIIGFLPEAAGMRAIHNEGKVLVQEDKSHPFSVALIAVMESLVSGFAVKEKRGFFARLFGGKKS, encoded by the coding sequence ATGCTCGCGACTCAAGCACAACGCATTTTTTCTACAGTTCCCCTGAAGAATCAAGACGCAACGGTTGTTTCACCCAATCAACTGCTGGCCCATGTGCAAGAAACTCCAAATGCCATCGTGTATCTTCTCTGGCCAGAAGATAAGGTTCTATTGCCCCTTCTGAGGGATCATGCAACGGTGTATGTCCTTGGGAATCTTAAGAGCGAACAATACGTCGAAGAAATGAAGGAAGCATTGCGGAATGGTGCCCATGACTTTCTTGATCGTATTGATCACATTTCCACCGCTTTACATGAAACAAAGAAAACAGAAACGGATACAAAGCCTGTTGAACACGTCATTCGCTTGGTACCAAGAACAAGACCATCTTCTTCGGTTCCCCGGAGCAGAGAACTGTCAATGTTTTCGGAACCGATTGACCATGAAGAGCAGCAAAGGAAGGAAGAAAAACCAGAGTTCCATTCTCCCATTGATAAGCAACCTGAGACTGTATCCGTCAACTTTACACGTCTGGATGAACTTCACATCCGACCCATCGGAGGACGACAAATGTTTGTGGTCACCTCAACAAAGGGGGGGATCGGAAAAACCACCATCGCCATGAACGTGGCCCGGCTGTTGCATGACCATGCAAACGGTCGGGTCATTCTAGTTGACTTGATGCATCCACACGGTAATGTGGCAACCCGAATGCGGATCAAAACGGAGGTGAATCTGAAAACGTGGGAGCCGTACTTCGAAAACAACGCGCTTGTAACGGATCAAGTAGTTCTCACCAAACTGGTGGTCAAGCACCCTAACGGCCTGTATGTACTGCCAGGTGTGAATGTGGGCCAATCTTGCTCTCCCGAACTTGTCGGCTACATTTTGACTCAACTTAGCCGCACTTTTGACTACGTGGTGATTGATATCGGGCCAGAGCGGCAAGATCTTCTCAGTGTGGCCATGTCGATGGCGAACAGGACCCTGTTGGTCGTTGACTACGATTTGGCAACCATTAAGGATTCACAGGAATATCTGGATCTCTGGAGCAGACGGCAACTATCCCTGGAAAAAGTCAGTGTGTTGGTCAACTTTGAGCCGATGAAGAAAGACCGGAATACTCTTACGAGGGAAAAATGCAAAGCCTACCTCAACGGGTTGTCCATCATCGGGTTTCTGCCGGAGGCGGCCGGTATGCGGGCGATTCACAATGAGGGGAAGGTGCTGGTGCAAGAAGATAAATCTCATCCCTTTTCTGTTGCCCTCATCGCAGTTATGGAGTCGCTCGTATCCGGATTTGCGGTCAAGGAGAAACGTGGGTTTTTTGCAAGGTTGTTTGGAGGGAAAAAATCATGA
- a CDS encoding S-layer homology domain-containing protein codes for MKKCFAVILALSLVGSAHSFAFAEKKATVTIPGDASSYEIVDKEGNSVKLQFTYQPEEIIVVVTVPDVPKDPEVIKIPLNKKGGEKDSGGDKAGSGSTGGLGSDSIKVTMPVFKDIVDHWARDDIQFMAALGLLKGYPDGTFKPEKSISKAEFAALLSRAIQLSEKDKYDQPVSLQDVTPRDWFYSYVQYLEGRGNIVPSKMYPQRKLYANHPIYREEVAVWMAKEVEQPPREKLPVFADVSKMLYPEEVNKVSGAGLIKGYPDGTFRPFNNTTRAQAATMVLRLLQLKGMVKEERSETRG; via the coding sequence ATGAAGAAGTGTTTCGCAGTAATTTTGGCGCTTTCCTTAGTGGGAAGCGCCCATTCTTTTGCGTTTGCGGAAAAAAAGGCGACGGTGACCATCCCTGGAGACGCAAGCAGTTATGAAATCGTGGATAAGGAGGGGAATAGTGTCAAGTTGCAGTTTACGTACCAACCCGAAGAAATCATCGTGGTGGTAACGGTTCCCGATGTGCCAAAAGATCCCGAAGTCATCAAGATTCCTCTCAATAAGAAAGGGGGTGAGAAGGATAGTGGAGGCGATAAAGCAGGCAGTGGCAGCACAGGAGGTTTGGGTTCAGATTCGATCAAAGTCACTATGCCCGTCTTCAAAGACATTGTGGATCATTGGGCGAGGGATGACATTCAGTTTATGGCGGCGCTGGGTTTACTCAAGGGTTATCCTGACGGAACATTCAAACCGGAGAAGTCGATTAGCAAAGCAGAGTTTGCTGCCTTACTTTCGAGGGCTATTCAGCTCTCCGAAAAGGACAAGTACGATCAACCCGTTTCCCTTCAAGATGTGACGCCAAGAGATTGGTTTTACTCCTACGTTCAATACTTGGAGGGGCGCGGCAACATCGTTCCGTCAAAAATGTATCCTCAACGAAAGCTATATGCAAATCACCCGATCTACCGAGAAGAGGTTGCCGTCTGGATGGCCAAGGAGGTGGAACAGCCGCCCAGAGAAAAACTCCCCGTCTTTGCTGATGTATCGAAAATGTTATACCCAGAGGAAGTCAACAAGGTATCGGGAGCTGGGCTGATCAAAGGGTATCCGGACGGTACTTTCCGCCCCTTTAACAATACGACAAGAGCCCAGGCCGCAACGATGGTTTTAAGGCTGTTACAACTAAAAGGGATGGTCAAGGAAGAGAGGAGTGAAACACGTGGGTAA
- a CDS encoding fibronectin type III domain-containing protein gives MGKQRKRFWPTLLALAILLTQIGVTFPAPAKAAEGFVIRSDSMTVDATGIYASQTKNVTLPAVEVINATATTDNGTVTVSRNNNQVTLSLSGGNPTSFTNGTVTLTDNGNTSNSGTASKVIAGLYDVTSKTSTNGTVSTTVSGDTLTANWSGGSSYQVRVPPYTQTITTTEYQNYSHYATYASLNGCDEKNNCSYTYIFYSYDSNCNLKSESFTVTQGPGHATGTFGSITCSKPITTTKTADVYNYESRWDYSATIGYRTATYVYNTVIQYDFKDYAPQAPTLTAPQDLSDGGTITFSKPSDDYTPQNELLVSLEWQQEGSSTWNPVFTDKKITDSIFTLSGSKVIYHWDGAGVNGMVKLRLVTKDGYNQPVYSYVNGDPDTMFRMSHKPEITQVSPISGSQANTVTPKYTWNYSQDEGEGQKGFYLQVRKVGETTLSLDTGFVDSTSNEYQHPTSSPLEWGTTYEWRIQPLSETGVLGDWTGWQAFGANSIPVLESVTTVSTDTLHVKTKPTPDTTGYKFYRFGTEIHDGTELEIDDTGLPSNTEQFYNVRAYNAVAQSPLSASKSAYTLAATPEFESVETTATSITVKLKQVNPQYTYHEVEYRKKGETTWLPLGSGASLLYIQNGVEKDTTYEIRVRAFNGMTDPNGTPTKYIQTEATTKVDPPTGAVFSDITEDSFTVTIDPNGNSATTKYRFWIEGVTDKTAYGTALSYTFTGLPEGNRTYTVVGQALGINSESSPIPLGTVTTKAYPIRAEDITLTAEQGKIKGSFLTGKNAAGTKYEISDSATGEVLAFSDTNTTFELSAPNPNEKHVITIRAQDKMLNVTEPVTKEIYSLANPVSSPDLTVVGPNEVKVSFDLNGNPADTEVRIQSVKGDTYDSGWITGSEAQILDLTPNTQQQYAITARNKDGVETTAITSPAKYTLANPIITAQYEPGYTNIKITLLANNPPGTMYKIINKTTGEVRDWSSDVTWDNNPLTNESENEYEALARNGDGIETVVTKLGSMKTLKALGEFVEIPREPADGAFDPTTQDGKTITHNGKTVILVKGSELPLSLHDLKNIVEWKYSINDGPWSEWKSVSDNKIEQKFPVDTPGLYKLSINFKNQFGNDAGNVTKWYLADWIAPQLSIAYDKISKEDNPKFGMTYSDNLDLSYGIWYQVDEQPWQSLTGNEVTGALPRDNKFKKGFVRISDVVGNVKEVPYEILSLNDQYFSIEPREGGYKVTFNVEAKTGQRYHVKTTNLVDDDFQVNESSTTNIIDVPGLTGSKYEATLGIRIPGESFWFDQMKYPVVLGLDMPTLASQDSTTNSIRITVNPVDGAQTYKVQRSDLANEGTFAGLEFVDYEVQPASPYLYEFWAEGGGLKSVKNTITLWTKPANPSLVPKRYADGTLKFDVNLNGNPEDVVVEVIRAGGTPKVTGTVVEDSGVEGDVEYTYQVRVKSQNNEYSEWVTQTFRPGDYVVPPAVPPGPTPEEEFNKKADSVLAAIQYQVGTVAQQAWVDAWVKNAEGLQVTGNVNGITQTLGSSPVRFDGLEIGKEYVLQITVSDGTRSKETQIRFSTEMTEEQIFNRAAEQLVGQFIFTSDGEINSGKAWIEIEAPQSSYTVVAIVEGVSKNIAGTKVRFDNLEDNTTYTVYFEISNGTYTYRSERQVATPNRTAPEVINISKSGDHLQIEVLTHSELKK, from the coding sequence GTGGGTAAGCAAAGAAAACGTTTCTGGCCGACACTTCTTGCGCTTGCAATCTTGCTCACGCAAATAGGAGTCACTTTTCCTGCCCCAGCGAAAGCGGCTGAAGGTTTCGTGATCCGAAGTGATTCCATGACGGTAGACGCAACAGGGATTTACGCTTCGCAAACCAAAAACGTGACACTTCCTGCAGTGGAGGTAATTAACGCAACCGCGACAACCGATAACGGGACGGTCACTGTCTCAAGAAATAACAATCAGGTGACGTTATCGTTATCGGGAGGCAATCCAACGTCATTTACTAACGGAACGGTTACCCTGACGGACAATGGGAACACAAGCAATTCTGGAACGGCCAGTAAAGTGATCGCTGGTCTTTATGATGTTACTTCGAAGACATCCACGAACGGAACGGTTTCTACAACTGTCTCTGGTGATACATTGACAGCAAACTGGTCGGGTGGAAGTTCCTATCAGGTACGCGTGCCACCATATACGCAAACGATTACGACAACGGAGTATCAAAACTACTCTCATTATGCTACTTATGCATCCTTGAACGGATGTGATGAAAAAAATAATTGCTCATATACTTATATTTTTTACTCGTATGATAGCAATTGTAATCTAAAGAGTGAGTCATTCACCGTTACACAAGGTCCAGGTCATGCAACAGGCACTTTCGGTTCAATAACATGCAGCAAGCCCATCACAACGACAAAGACAGCAGACGTATACAACTATGAAAGTCGATGGGACTATTCCGCAACGATTGGTTATCGGACAGCAACTTATGTGTACAATACTGTCATTCAATATGACTTCAAAGATTACGCACCGCAAGCTCCTACACTCACTGCTCCGCAAGATCTTTCTGACGGAGGGACAATAACATTTAGCAAACCATCAGACGATTATACGCCACAAAACGAATTACTCGTGAGTTTGGAATGGCAGCAAGAAGGAAGTTCAACATGGAACCCTGTGTTTACGGACAAAAAGATTACTGATTCAATCTTTACGTTGTCCGGTAGTAAAGTGATCTATCATTGGGATGGCGCCGGCGTAAACGGGATGGTTAAACTTCGTTTGGTAACAAAAGATGGGTATAACCAACCTGTTTACTCCTACGTGAATGGAGATCCGGACACGATGTTCCGGATGTCTCACAAGCCTGAGATTACGCAGGTTAGCCCGATCAGTGGTTCCCAAGCAAACACAGTCACACCGAAGTACACGTGGAATTACTCGCAGGACGAGGGAGAAGGACAGAAAGGATTTTACTTGCAAGTGAGAAAAGTAGGGGAAACCACCCTAAGCCTGGACACTGGATTCGTAGACTCTACGTCGAACGAGTATCAACATCCAACAAGCAGTCCGCTTGAATGGGGAACTACCTACGAGTGGCGGATTCAACCTCTATCTGAAACCGGTGTATTAGGAGACTGGACAGGGTGGCAGGCGTTTGGAGCAAACAGTATTCCAGTATTGGAGAGTGTCACTACTGTCTCCACGGATACACTTCATGTAAAAACCAAGCCTACTCCGGATACAACAGGGTATAAGTTTTACAGATTCGGAACGGAAATTCATGATGGAACAGAACTGGAGATTGATGATACGGGGCTCCCAAGCAACACGGAGCAATTTTACAACGTTCGAGCGTATAATGCTGTTGCCCAATCGCCGCTATCTGCTTCGAAGTCTGCATACACACTGGCGGCTACTCCAGAATTTGAGTCGGTTGAAACTACAGCAACGTCCATTACTGTGAAGTTAAAGCAGGTGAACCCCCAGTACACTTATCATGAAGTGGAGTATCGAAAGAAAGGCGAGACAACTTGGCTCCCGTTGGGAAGTGGAGCAAGTCTACTATACATTCAGAATGGTGTTGAAAAGGATACCACTTATGAGATTCGGGTGAGAGCCTTTAACGGCATGACTGATCCGAATGGAACGCCAACGAAATATATCCAAACAGAAGCTACCACAAAAGTCGATCCACCGACAGGTGCAGTCTTTAGCGATATTACCGAAGACTCATTCACCGTCACAATTGATCCGAATGGGAACTCTGCCACTACGAAATACCGTTTTTGGATCGAGGGTGTAACCGATAAAACAGCCTACGGTACGGCGCTTTCTTATACATTCACCGGACTTCCAGAAGGAAACAGAACGTACACGGTAGTGGGTCAAGCACTCGGAATTAACAGCGAATCTTCCCCGATTCCACTTGGAACGGTCACAACGAAAGCGTATCCGATTCGTGCGGAAGACATTACTTTGACTGCTGAACAAGGTAAGATCAAGGGTAGCTTTTTAACCGGTAAGAACGCCGCGGGGACGAAGTACGAGATTTCCGATAGTGCTACGGGTGAAGTGCTTGCCTTTAGCGATACCAACACCACATTCGAACTGAGCGCACCAAATCCGAACGAGAAGCATGTCATCACGATACGAGCCCAGGACAAGATGCTGAATGTTACGGAGCCGGTAACAAAAGAAATTTACTCGCTCGCCAATCCCGTATCTTCTCCCGACCTGACGGTTGTGGGTCCGAATGAAGTAAAAGTAAGCTTTGATCTCAATGGCAATCCTGCAGATACAGAGGTTCGGATTCAAAGCGTAAAAGGAGACACGTATGACTCGGGCTGGATAACGGGAAGCGAGGCTCAGATTCTTGATCTTACCCCCAACACGCAGCAGCAATATGCGATCACGGCTCGGAACAAAGATGGCGTAGAAACGACTGCCATTACCAGCCCAGCCAAGTACACACTCGCCAATCCGATTATCACGGCTCAGTATGAACCAGGTTATACCAATATCAAGATAACCTTGTTGGCTAACAATCCGCCGGGAACCATGTACAAGATCATCAACAAGACGACAGGGGAAGTGAGAGACTGGTCGTCGGATGTAACATGGGACAATAACCCTCTCACAAATGAGTCGGAAAACGAGTACGAAGCACTTGCAAGGAATGGAGATGGCATCGAAACGGTTGTTACCAAGCTGGGAAGTATGAAAACACTGAAAGCGCTCGGTGAGTTTGTGGAAATTCCTCGCGAACCAGCGGACGGAGCCTTTGATCCCACTACACAGGACGGGAAGACAATCACGCATAATGGAAAAACCGTCATTCTTGTAAAAGGCAGTGAGCTGCCACTCTCGCTCCATGACCTCAAAAATATTGTGGAGTGGAAATATAGCATTAATGACGGCCCGTGGTCCGAATGGAAATCTGTTTCGGACAACAAAATCGAGCAGAAGTTCCCTGTGGACACGCCAGGATTGTACAAACTAAGCATCAACTTCAAAAACCAATTTGGAAATGATGCGGGGAATGTAACTAAGTGGTATCTGGCTGACTGGATCGCGCCTCAGTTGAGTATCGCCTACGATAAGATTTCAAAGGAAGACAATCCGAAGTTTGGGATGACCTATTCCGATAACCTTGATCTCAGCTACGGCATCTGGTACCAAGTGGACGAACAACCGTGGCAATCTCTGACGGGGAATGAAGTTACCGGAGCATTACCGCGTGATAACAAATTCAAGAAAGGGTTTGTTCGAATCTCCGATGTCGTGGGAAACGTCAAGGAAGTTCCGTATGAAATCCTGTCACTCAATGATCAATACTTTAGCATTGAACCCCGCGAGGGCGGATACAAAGTGACGTTTAACGTGGAGGCAAAAACCGGACAACGTTATCACGTGAAAACGACAAACCTGGTTGATGATGATTTCCAAGTGAACGAGAGCAGCACCACAAACATCATTGACGTGCCTGGATTAACTGGGTCGAAATACGAGGCTACTTTGGGAATCCGTATACCGGGTGAATCCTTCTGGTTTGACCAAATGAAATATCCGGTGGTTCTAGGATTGGATATGCCTACATTGGCTTCTCAAGACAGTACCACCAATAGTATCCGGATAACCGTCAATCCGGTCGATGGTGCGCAAACGTATAAGGTGCAACGGAGCGATTTAGCAAACGAAGGCACATTTGCTGGTTTGGAATTTGTTGACTATGAAGTGCAACCGGCAAGTCCATACCTGTACGAATTCTGGGCCGAAGGCGGCGGGTTAAAGAGTGTAAAGAACACGATCACCTTATGGACAAAGCCGGCCAATCCGTCATTAGTGCCCAAAAGATACGCAGATGGCACGTTGAAGTTTGATGTCAACCTGAACGGGAACCCCGAAGATGTTGTGGTAGAGGTGATTCGTGCAGGGGGCACTCCAAAGGTAACCGGTACGGTAGTGGAAGACAGTGGAGTAGAAGGTGACGTGGAATACACGTATCAAGTCCGTGTGAAGTCCCAGAATAACGAGTATTCAGAATGGGTCACCCAAACTTTCCGCCCGGGTGACTATGTTGTTCCGCCAGCTGTTCCGCCCGGGCCAACTCCAGAAGAAGAATTCAACAAGAAAGCCGATAGTGTGTTGGCAGCGATCCAATACCAGGTTGGCACGGTGGCTCAACAAGCCTGGGTGGATGCATGGGTGAAGAATGCCGAAGGACTTCAAGTGACAGGAAATGTTAACGGGATCACCCAAACACTGGGTTCTTCACCCGTTCGTTTTGATGGTCTGGAAATTGGCAAGGAATACGTCCTCCAGATAACGGTTAGTGACGGAACCAGATCGAAAGAAACCCAAATCCGATTCTCGACAGAAATGACTGAGGAACAAATATTCAATCGGGCCGCAGAGCAGCTTGTGGGGCAATTTATCTTCACGTCCGATGGGGAAATTAACTCCGGAAAGGCATGGATTGAGATAGAAGCGCCACAAAGCTCGTATACAGTTGTAGCAATTGTCGAGGGGGTATCGAAAAATATCGCTGGCACAAAGGTTCGATTTGACAACTTGGAGGACAACACAACCTATACGGTATACTTCGAAATAAGCAACGGCACGTATACCTACAGGAGTGAGCGACAAGTAGCAACTCCGAACCGGACAGCTCCTGAAGTGATAAACATATCGAAGAGCGGCGATCATTTGCAGATTGAAGTTCTCACCCATTCTGAGCTGAAGAAGTAA
- a CDS encoding putative holin-like toxin, translated as MEVYQALTLMFMFGMFILALLTYLKKK; from the coding sequence ATGGAGGTTTATCAAGCATTGACGCTGATGTTCATGTTCGGCATGTTCATCCTCGCTTTGCTGACTTACCTCAAAAAGAAATAG
- a CDS encoding stalk domain-containing protein — MKGNRFVKFLLGAVLMTAAISPVTVRADSKDIQVKVDNVSVHFPDAKPFIDPSTSRTMIPVRFVSEKLGASVDWDGAKQTVIMNKDGKQISLKIGEKKAVVAGQEITFDAAATLQNNRTFVPLRFISETYGAKVEWLASERLVNITTGTNNFTNPTNGTKPSNGIGTGTNPTPSTGTNPSTGTGGSGTPFKPPIREGQAENVEAMKRAVQTFKVEDGVLKGVVPNDIKGYMLIEFNGENPNVPIVKTQYLKPGTPFELKINDTKGVIELHGQNGTAFGLVGIEYPSMEIIGGR; from the coding sequence ATGAAAGGAAATCGTTTTGTAAAATTTCTCCTTGGAGCAGTTCTTATGACCGCTGCCATCAGTCCGGTCACAGTTCGCGCGGACAGTAAGGACATTCAGGTAAAGGTGGACAATGTCTCTGTCCATTTCCCAGACGCAAAGCCTTTCATTGATCCATCTACCAGTCGGACGATGATCCCGGTTCGCTTTGTCAGTGAAAAACTGGGCGCCTCAGTAGACTGGGATGGAGCAAAACAAACCGTCATTATGAACAAGGACGGAAAGCAAATCTCGCTCAAGATCGGGGAAAAGAAGGCAGTCGTGGCCGGTCAAGAGATCACTTTTGATGCAGCTGCGACGCTGCAAAACAATCGTACGTTTGTTCCGCTGCGTTTCATAAGCGAAACATATGGTGCAAAAGTTGAATGGTTGGCTTCGGAACGACTTGTGAACATCACGACAGGTACGAATAACTTCACCAATCCTACAAATGGTACAAAACCATCGAATGGAATCGGTACAGGCACCAATCCAACTCCTAGCACTGGAACCAACCCATCGACTGGTACAGGCGGATCAGGAACCCCTTTTAAGCCACCCATTCGCGAAGGACAAGCTGAAAATGTGGAAGCGATGAAGAGAGCCGTCCAGACATTCAAAGTTGAGGATGGGGTATTGAAGGGCGTTGTACCAAACGACATAAAAGGATACATGCTGATTGAGTTTAATGGGGAGAACCCAAATGTTCCAATTGTCAAAACTCAGTATTTGAAACCTGGAACCCCCTTTGAACTCAAGATTAATGACACCAAAGGTGTTATTGAATTGCATGGACAAAATGGAACTGCCTTTGGCTTGGTTGGGATCGAATATCCCTCCATGGAAATCATTGGAGGAAGGTAG
- a CDS encoding RcpC/CpaB family pilus assembly protein: protein MLTALVGGGVYFGYTEYEKRQNALVPVLTVSQEIPPRTMITQKMFDDGVIKVSMHPAKIVPPNVFRKPEDVLNKFTATNYTVPPNSYLYVGKVLTAEEMKDGAAMLLNEGEKMIAINTNLRSSLAAQITEGSYIDLWLSAVAKEDKKPVIGPFLDKVRVIGTYATSSQKSRPTTDTVTKNSSDEQQPVTIGANVVPQTILLAVNNEQIALIQLAEKLGTIQVVGVSYKDYGKTTSATDNGLWSVKRMREWMTAELSKTFQVLESTKGDAQ from the coding sequence ATGCTTACTGCTTTGGTTGGAGGGGGTGTTTACTTCGGATATACAGAGTATGAAAAACGACAAAATGCATTGGTTCCGGTATTGACTGTCTCACAAGAGATTCCTCCCCGCACCATGATTACCCAAAAGATGTTTGACGATGGGGTGATCAAGGTGAGTATGCACCCAGCGAAGATTGTTCCGCCAAATGTGTTCCGAAAACCGGAAGACGTCCTGAACAAGTTTACAGCCACCAACTATACGGTGCCTCCGAACAGCTATTTGTACGTCGGCAAGGTATTGACGGCGGAGGAAATGAAAGATGGCGCGGCAATGCTCCTCAACGAAGGGGAGAAGATGATTGCGATCAACACCAATTTGCGCTCTTCCTTAGCGGCCCAGATTACGGAAGGGAGTTACATCGACCTGTGGCTGTCAGCGGTGGCCAAAGAGGATAAAAAGCCAGTGATTGGCCCGTTCCTGGACAAAGTGAGGGTGATCGGGACATATGCAACCAGTTCTCAAAAGTCACGGCCAACGACAGATACCGTTACCAAAAACAGCAGCGATGAGCAGCAGCCGGTGACCATCGGGGCAAATGTCGTGCCACAAACGATACTTCTCGCGGTCAATAATGAGCAGATCGCTTTGATCCAACTGGCTGAAAAACTCGGAACCATTCAAGTAGTGGGAGTGAGTTACAAGGACTATGGCAAAACAACTTCAGCTACGGATAACGGGCTTTGGTCAGTCAAGAGGATGCGGGAATGGATGACGGCAGAATTGAGTAAAACATTTCAAGTTCTCGAATCTACAAAGGGGGATGCCCAATGA